The following are encoded together in the Theileria orientalis strain Shintoku DNA, chromosome 1, complete genome genome:
- a CDS encoding ribonucleoprotein has protein sequence MSEEYPDEFMDESQIPLDVMDYPPELNIDVMDDSQDPNLDELDNDEFEIAEGLDMSGVNESEERAEAQPEIKPLEGLPCSPAPPASIKLFIARIPRDHKEEDIRKLFEEFGTVEDVTIIKDKATNVPKNCAFVKMASICQADAAIRSLNNQHTVEPGLGAVQIRYATGEPERLGFTQMVGEPGVDTAKLFVGSLPRSFSEQDLQDLFKDYGDAVETFLMKDMNSGGNKGCGFVRMRYKEQALYAIRELDHKKMVKDSVKPIEVRFAQSKNAAPQDPRLMQRIKRPPPPLDGIFPNYGPGGNFNGGYGKLKKRKKNGASLGYMSYNNGNPRHAGAWREYISPDGRFYYFNVETGSTQWEVPRDFLKLSGHGAGFGGYNNGGYAPAGNPASSPGFNAVTDDSCLFVFHIPSQWNNSDLFRTFSPFGRVVKAKIVFDRATNRSKGYAFVSYDNPDSATQAVANMNGFSILGKKLKSSAFLLTCWLGQWDCGPAVEPGGLKIRPPTGPLGRVSSGPETTANSAGAAHTVHSLPSVGSLYVERTVHYRLTLLRRRFASGWALSQRPLLPTCNSIITPPIATYLTRIYTNLVPIYSYHLFCFMPPVLYAY, from the exons ATGAGCGAAGAGTATCCCGACGAGTTTATGGATGAGTCACAAATCCCACTTGACGTGATGGACTACCCACCTGAACTTAACATTGATGTCATGGACGACTCCCAGGACCCGAATTTGGATGAACTGGACAACGACGAGTTTGAAATTGCAGAGGGCCTGGACATGAGCGGAGTCAACGAGTCGGAGGAGCGCGCGGAAGCACAGCCGGAAATCAAGCCCCTTGAGGGCCTGCCGTGCTCACCGGCGCCGCCGGCCTCAATAAAGCTGTTCATCGCCAGAATCCCTAGGGACcacaaggaggaggacatACGTAAGCTCTTCGAGGAATTCGGAACTGTGGAGGACGTGACCATAATCAAGGACAAGGCCACGAACGTGCCCAAGAACTGCGCTTTTGTCAAGATGGCCTCGATCTGCCAGGCCGACGCTGCAATACGAAGCCTAAACAACCAGCACACCGTGGAGCCGGGCCTCGGAGCAGTGCAGATCAGGTACGCCACGGGCGAGCCCGAGAGGCTGGGCTTCACGCAGATGGTCGGCGAGCCGGGCGTGGACACGGCTAAGCTGTTCGTGGGCTCGCTGCCGCGGTCATTCTCGGAGCAGGACCTTCAGGACCTCTTCAAGGACTACGGAGACGCAGTCGAGACCTTCCTCATGAAGGACATGAACTCGGGGGGAAACAAGGGCTGCGGCTTCGTGCGCATGAGGTACAAGGAGCAGGCGCTCTACGCGATCAGGGAGCTGGACCACAAGAAGATGGTGAAGGACTCCGTAAAACCGATCGAGGTTAGGTTCGCGCAGAGCAAGAATGCTGCGCCGCAGGATCCGCGCCTGATGCAGCGCATCAAGAGGCCGCCGCCGCCCCTCGACGGCATCTTCCCCAACTACGGCCCTGGCGGCAACTTCAACGGGGGCTACGGcaagctgaagaagaggaagaagaacgGGGCCAGCCTGGGGTACATGAGCTACAACAACGGGAACCCGCGCCACGCGGGCGCCTGGCGCGAGTACATCTCGCCCGACGGCCGCTTCTACTACTTCAACGTCGAGACGGGCTCGACGCAGTGGGAGGTGCCCAGGGACTTCCTGAAGCTCAGCGGCCACGGCGCCGGTTTCGGAGGCTACAACAACGGCGGCTACGCGCCCGCCGGTAACCCAGCCAGTTCCCCAGGCTTCAATGCCGTGACCGACGACTCCTGCCTCTTCGTCTTCCACATTCCGAGCCAGTGGAACAACTCGGACCTGTTCAGGACCTTCAGTCCCTTCGGCCGCGTTGTGAAGGCGAAGATCGTCTTCGACCGTGCGACGAACCGCAGCAAGGGCTACGCGTTCGTCTCCTACGACAACCCTGACAGCGCTACGCAGGCCGTGGCGAACATGAACGGGTTCAGCATTTTGGGCAAGAAGCTAAAG TCGTCAGCCTTCCTACTGACATGTTGGCTGGGCCAGTGGGACTGCGGCCCTGCCGTTGAACCTGGCGGCCTTAAGATTCGCCCTCCTACTGGTCCTCTCGGACGAGTGAGCTCAGGCCCCGAAACCACTGCAAACTCTGCTGGCGCTGCCCACACTGTGCACTCCCTGCCCAGTGTGGGCAGCCTTTACGTTGAGCGTACGGTTCATTACCGCCTTACCTTGCTACGCAGACGATTTGCAAGTGGCTGGGCCCTTTCACAGCGTCCACTTTTGCCCACATGTAACAGTATAATCACACCACCAATTGCAACGTATCTCACCAGGATATACACTAATTTGGTACCCATTTATTCATATCACCTCTTCTGCTTCATGCCACCTGTTCTTTATGCCTATTAA
- a CDS encoding uncharacterized protein (endonuclease/exonuclease/phosphatase domain containing protein), producing MDFKSFQVMTFNTLAQSLVDHKYMENDQTTMSWTKRRHEIYKVIQESSCDIVCLQEIDELDYINFFKEKVEELGYESVYKRKLQNRLDGVLTLYRRDRYELVLKRELNFSSEQEEYDKPQVALIVVLKDLYTTENKAPRATNDGIAGAGAVNGGVDDILIVANTHLIFNKSRGDIKLYQLCSLLAGLKQTYDEVMYNGSNSGTSGAEAGAGAAMGTGSGTGGSMLLPNVLLCGDLNITPQSLMYNFLFHGFAPLKHTNPRCISGQYLMFDKTYLTSSSGHNESGETMGSVRHYVNSNTGSINTVSSNTTLNTGSINTVSGDTTLNTGNTDSGSSNSNTGSINTVSSNTTLNTGNTDSGSSNSTSANKVDEVNEGDDGSFTGVIGPSDSDGAANISTDLGDAVVGGTNANSDNTAVTRSSTGNTSSFDGGDEVIYCPLKLSSAYSVDDGFNCEPAFTAFHGWQKGCVDYICYNPDYTLLEGIYEMPLYTQVRQNGDLPHKKWPASDHFSLISQFKRIK from the exons ATGGATTTCAAGAGCTTCCAAGTGATGACGTTCAACACGCTCGCGCAGAGCCTCGTGGACCACAAGTACATGGAAAACGACCAGACGACGATGAGCTGGACGAAGAGAAGGCACGAGATATACAAGGTGATCCAGGAGAGCAGCTGCGACATAGTGTGTCTGCAGGAAATCGACGAGCTCGACTACATCAACTTCTTCAAGGAGAAGGTCGAGGAGCTGGGCTACGAGTCAGTGTACAAGAGGAAGCTGCAAAACAGGCTCGACGGAGTGCTGACGCTGTACAGAAGGGACAGGTACGAGCTGGTGCTGAAGAGGGAGCTTAACTTCTCGTCGGAGCAGGAGGAGTACGACAAGCCGCAGGTGGCGCTGATCGTGGTGCTGAAGGACCTGTACACCACAGAGAACAAGGCGCCAAGAGCGACTAACGATGGCATTGCAGGTGCCGGGGCCGTGAATGGGGGCGTGGACGACATCCTGATAGTGGCAAACACGCACCTTATTTTCAACAAGAGCAGAGGAGACATAAAGCTGTATCAGCTGTGCAGTCTGTTGGCAGGGCTTAAGCAGACGTACGACGAAGTAATGTATAACGGCTCGAACAGTGGCACTAGTGGTGCTGAAGCAGGGGCAGGTGCGGCTATGGGCACTGGCTCCGGAACCGGGGGTAGCATGTTGTTGCCAAACGTGCTCTTGTGCGGAGACCTGAACATAACGCCTCAGAGTCTCATGTacaacttcctcttccacGGATTCGCGCCCCTGAAGCACACGAACCCGAGGTGCATATCAGGCCAGTACCTGATGTTCGATAAGACGTACCTGACCTCGTCGAGTGGACACAACGAGTCGGGAGAGACGATGGGCTCAGTGAGGCACTACGT taacagcaACACTGGTAGCATTAACACTGTTAGTAGTAACACTACCCTGAACACTGGTAGCATTAACACTGTTAGTGGTGACACTACCCTGAACACTGGTAACACTGacagtggtagtagtaacagcaACACTGGTAGCATTAACACTGTTAGTAGTAACACTACCCTGAACACTGGTAACACTGacagtggtagtagtaacagcaCAAGTGCCAATAAAGTAGATGAAGTAAACGAAGGTGACGACGGCAGCTTCACAGGAGTAATTGGGCCATCAGATAGCGACGGTGCCGCAAACATTTCCACAGATCTAGGCGACGCTGTGGTTGGTGGAACAAACGCTAATTCTGATAATACAGCAGTGACGAGAAGTAGTACAGGCAACACAAGCAGTTTCGACGGAGGCGACGAGGTTATTTACTGCCCACTTAAGCTGTCGAGCGCATACTCAGTGGATGACGGATTCAACTGCGAACCGGCATTCACAGCATTCCACGGCTGGCAAAAGGGCTGTGTGGACTACATTTGCTATAACCCGGACTACACTCTCCTCGAGGGCATATACGAAATGCCATTATACACACAAGTAAGGCAAAACGGGGACCTGCCACACAAG aaaTGGCCCGCGTCAGACCACTTTAGTCTCATTTCACAATTTAAACGTATCAAGTAA